A window from Citrus sinensis cultivar Valencia sweet orange chromosome 3, DVS_A1.0, whole genome shotgun sequence encodes these proteins:
- the LOC102620823 gene encoding uncharacterized protein LOC102620823 isoform X2 produces MAALIQKNIFRNGAVSHSNLKNSAAQLVSYRGFTSKLFVKATIIMDKGKNTSKGYGSVTFSTEEEAQKALTEMNGKLLDGRVLFMDNVRPSRRYNTDVALARLKIHVAVNYFAMCYVNLYAKNSPVIF; encoded by the exons ATGGCGGCGCTAAtacaaaaaaacattttcagaaATGGCGCAGTCTCTCATTCAAACTTGAAAAATTCAGCAGCCCAACTCGTATCTTACAGAGGATTCACTTCTAAGCTTTTCGTCAAAG CTACAATAATAATGGATAAAGGTAAGAACACATCAAAAGGTTATGGGTCCGTGACTTTCAGCACAGAAGAGGAAGCCCAAAAAGCCTTGACAGAGATGAATGGGAAG TTACTAGATGGACGGGTCCTTTTTATGGACAATGTAAGACCCAGCAGACGTTACAATACTGATGTGGCACTTGCGAGACTAAAAATTCACGTGGCAGTCAACTACTTTGCCATGtgttatgttaatttatatgCTAAAAATTCAcctgttatattttga
- the LOC102620823 gene encoding small RNA-binding protein 11, chloroplastic-like isoform X1, translating into MAALIQKNIFRNGAVSHSNLKNSAAQLVSYRGFTSKLFVKGVSFSTTKEMIADAFSQFGQVTKATIIMDKGKNTSKGYGSVTFSTEEEAQKALTEMNGKLLDGRVLFMDNVRPSRRYNTDVALARLKIHVAVNYFAMCYVNLYAKNSPVIF; encoded by the exons ATGGCGGCGCTAAtacaaaaaaacattttcagaaATGGCGCAGTCTCTCATTCAAACTTGAAAAATTCAGCAGCCCAACTCGTATCTTACAGAGGATTCACTTCTAAGCTTTTCGTCAAAG GCGTTTCTTTCTCAACCACTAAAGAGATGATAGCTGATGCTTTTTCACAATTTGGCCAAGTCACTAAGG CTACAATAATAATGGATAAAGGTAAGAACACATCAAAAGGTTATGGGTCCGTGACTTTCAGCACAGAAGAGGAAGCCCAAAAAGCCTTGACAGAGATGAATGGGAAG TTACTAGATGGACGGGTCCTTTTTATGGACAATGTAAGACCCAGCAGACGTTACAATACTGATGTGGCACTTGCGAGACTAAAAATTCACGTGGCAGTCAACTACTTTGCCATGtgttatgttaatttatatgCTAAAAATTCAcctgttatattttga
- the LOC102620823 gene encoding small RNA-binding protein 11, chloroplastic-like isoform X3, with product MAALIQKNIFRNGAVSHSNLKNSAAQLVSYRGFTSKLFVKGVSFSTTKEMIADAFSQFGQVTKATIIMDKGKNTSKGYGSVTFSTEEEAQKALTEMNGKAVDAHHKVSRSFKFSLCPNKNGNAKFQ from the exons ATGGCGGCGCTAAtacaaaaaaacattttcagaaATGGCGCAGTCTCTCATTCAAACTTGAAAAATTCAGCAGCCCAACTCGTATCTTACAGAGGATTCACTTCTAAGCTTTTCGTCAAAG GCGTTTCTTTCTCAACCACTAAAGAGATGATAGCTGATGCTTTTTCACAATTTGGCCAAGTCACTAAGG CTACAATAATAATGGATAAAGGTAAGAACACATCAAAAGGTTATGGGTCCGTGACTTTCAGCACAGAAGAGGAAGCCCAAAAAGCCTTGACAGAGATGAATGGGAAG GCTGTTGATGCTCATCATAAGGTATCCAGAAGTTTTAAGTTCTCTTTGTGCCCCAACAAAAATGGAAATGCAAAATTTCAGTGA